In a single window of the Centropristis striata isolate RG_2023a ecotype Rhode Island chromosome 18, C.striata_1.0, whole genome shotgun sequence genome:
- the tmem63a gene encoding CSC1-like protein 1 isoform X1, whose translation MSSLWWGQWPLLAGNLSGIPDNSSCFSSTQNTVLLGDVFGGVPVVLLLNFCVFLVLLIVFSIIRRKFWDYGRLALVADNDGRFTDSTRRRYGHMSSIASSVDDIEYEMGFCSWLPYILRMDEAKMQSKCGMDAVHYLSFQRHLIVLLMVITVTSLAIIMPVNMTGDLLDNNPLSFGRTTVGNLQKGNNLLWLHTVFAVLYLTLTVVLLRRHTSQMKGMRSETTRNTLFVCSVPKTATEEDVKTHFTEAYPSCRVRAVTLGYDVSKLMHLDKEKMRAGKNLRYYERVCEKTGKRELIHPRVCGHLCCCASDSQKVDAIEYYSAKEKDLLEEVRKQTELVPQRPLGMAFVTLQTEAMAKFILKDFNALECGGTSCCCGRMPQPSSDSRTLKVNKWSVSFAPHPKNVYWENLSVRGFPWYMRYLMLNAFLFFLLTFLTTPTIIINTIDKFNVTKPIYYLNSPIISQFFPTLLLWSFSALLPTIVYYSTIGEAHWSRSSEQLSMLRKLYFFLLFMVLILPSLGLTSLAVFFRWLFDKEFLQGGKLRFECVFLPDQGAFFVNYVITAALVGSGMELLRLPGLLLYTVRLACARSAAERKYVKQNQAYEFEYGAMYGWSLCVFTVIMAYSIICPIIVPFGLLYMMLKHLVDKHNLYFAYLPARLDRQVHLGAVNQALAAPIICLIWLYFFSVLRAGFMTATSLFTLVVLCITVFICVSYTCFGHFKYLSPHNYTVKEEDEDKVEGVEENTMVYLPRVLNPKSPASAQDGSKLQQSYGSTEGSPTHTSSPVTDSMSDG comes from the exons ATGTCTTCCCTGTGGtgggggcagtggcccctgctGGCCGGAAACCTTTCTGGTATACCGGACAACAGTAGCTGCTTCAGCTCCACACAGAACACCGTGCTCCTGGGGGACGTCTTTGGAGGAGTGCCAGTTGTGCTACTGCTCAATTTCTGTGTCTTCCTG GTGTTGCTGATTGTCTTCTCCATCATCAGGAGGAAGTTCTGGGACTATGGGCGCCTGGCATTAGTTGCAGACAACGACGG CAGGTTCACTGACTCAACACGCCGACGATATGGACACATGTCATCGATAGCATCCAGTGTGGATGACATTGAATATGAAATG GGGTTCTGCTCTTGGCTGCCTTACATCCTCAGAATGGA tgaggCAAAAATGCAATCCAAATGTGGCATGGATGCCGTTCACTACCTGTCCTTCCAGCGTCATCTGATCGTTCTGCTGATGGTCATCACGGTCACCTCCCTCGCAATCATAATGCCTGTCAACATGACTGGAGACCTGCTGG ataATAATCCACTGAGTTTTGGAAGGACAACGGTTGGGAATCTTCAAAAGGG AAACAACCTGTTATGGCTGCATACAGTTTTTGCAGTTCTGTATCTGACCCTGACGGTTGTTCTGCTACGGCGTCACACATCACAAATGAAAGGCATGCGCAGTGAGACG ACAAGAAacactttgtttgtgtgttcagtCCCTAAAACAGCAACAGAAGAAGATGTGAAGACCCATTTCAC AGAGGCGTACCCTTCCTGTCGAGTGCGTGCTGTGACCCTGGGCTACGACGTGTCCAAGCTCATGCACCTTGATAAGGAAAA GATGCGAGCAGGAAAAAACCTGCGCTACTACGAGCGTGTCTGTGAGAAAACAGGAAAGCGTGAATTGATTCACCCCCGTGTGTGTGGTCACCTCTGTTGCTGCGCCTCTGACTCTCAGAAG GTTGATGCCATAGAGTACTACAGCGCTAAAGAAAAAGACCTGCTGGAGGAGGTGAGAAAGCAGACAGAGCTGGTGCCACAGCGCCCCCTGGGGATGGCCTTCGTCACCCTGCAGACCGAGGCTATGGCCAAGTT CATTCTGAAAGACTTCAACGCACTCGAGTGTGGCGGCACAAGCTGCTGTTGTGGGAGGATGCCGCAACCTTCATCCGACAGTCGAACTCTGAAAGTGAACAAGTGGAGCGTCAGCTTTGCACCCCATCCAAAAAATGTGTACTG GGAAAATCTCTCAGTGCGGGGCTTTCCCTGGTACATGCGCTATTTGATGCTCAACGCCTTCCTTTTCTTCCTGCTCACCTTCCTCACGACTCCCACCATCATTATCAACACCATCGACAAGTTCAACGTGACTAAGCCCATCTACTATCTCAAT AGTCCTATCATCAGCCAGTTCTTCCCCACTCTCCTGCTGTGGTCGTTCTCTGCCTTGCTGCCGACCATAGTTTACTATTCTACAATAGGAGAGGCACACTGGAGCAG GTCCAGTGAGCAGCTGAGCATGCTGCGTAAGCTGTACTTCTTCCTGCTCTTCATGGTGCTAATCCTCCCCTCACTGGGTCTCACCAG TCTTGCAGTGTTTTTCCGCTGGCTGTTTGACAAAGAGTTTCTCCAAGGTGGGAAACTGAGATTTGA GTGTGTGTTCTTACCGGACCAAGGGGCGTTTTTTGTCAACTACGTGATCACAGCGGCGCTGGTGGGCTCTGGGATGGAGTTGCTGCGGCTGCCAGGGTTACTGCTTTACACCGTTCGGCTGGCATGTGCACGATCTGCAGCTGAAAGGAAATATGTCAAACAG aaccAGGCCTATGAGTTTGAATATGGAGCCATGTACGGCTGGTCCCTATGTGTGTTCACTGTCATTATGGCCTACAGCATCATATGTCCTATTATTGTGCCTTTTG GTCTCCTGTACATGATGCTGAAGCACCTGGTGGACAAACACAACCTGTACTTTGCTTACCTGCCTGCTCGCCTAGACCGCCAGGTCCACCTGGGAGCTGTCAATCAAGCTCTGGCCGCGCCCATCATCTGCCTCATATGGCTTTACTTCTTCTCCGTCCTCAGAGCAG GTTTCATGACGGCCACATCTCTTTTCACACTGGTGGTCTTGTGCATCACCGTCTTTATCTGCGTCAGCTACACCTGCTTTGGCCACTTCAAGTACCTCAGTCCACACAACTACACG GTGAAAGAAGAAGATGAGGACAAAGTAGAGGGAGTGGAAGAAAACACCATG GTCTACCTTCCCAGAGTGCTTAATCCCAAATCACCTGCCAGCGCACAAGACGGTTCTAAACTTCAGCAGTCTTACGGCTCCACAGAAGGCAGCCCAACACACACCTCCAGCCCAGTGACTGACAGCATGTCGGATGGTTGA
- the tmem63a gene encoding CSC1-like protein 1 isoform X2, producing the protein MSSLWWGQWPLLAGNLSGIPDNSSCFSSTQNTVLLGDVFGGVPVVLLLNFCVFLVLLIVFSIIRRKFWDYGRLALVADNDGFTDSTRRRYGHMSSIASSVDDIEYEMGFCSWLPYILRMDEAKMQSKCGMDAVHYLSFQRHLIVLLMVITVTSLAIIMPVNMTGDLLDNNPLSFGRTTVGNLQKGNNLLWLHTVFAVLYLTLTVVLLRRHTSQMKGMRSETTRNTLFVCSVPKTATEEDVKTHFTEAYPSCRVRAVTLGYDVSKLMHLDKEKMRAGKNLRYYERVCEKTGKRELIHPRVCGHLCCCASDSQKVDAIEYYSAKEKDLLEEVRKQTELVPQRPLGMAFVTLQTEAMAKFILKDFNALECGGTSCCCGRMPQPSSDSRTLKVNKWSVSFAPHPKNVYWENLSVRGFPWYMRYLMLNAFLFFLLTFLTTPTIIINTIDKFNVTKPIYYLNSPIISQFFPTLLLWSFSALLPTIVYYSTIGEAHWSRSSEQLSMLRKLYFFLLFMVLILPSLGLTSLAVFFRWLFDKEFLQGGKLRFECVFLPDQGAFFVNYVITAALVGSGMELLRLPGLLLYTVRLACARSAAERKYVKQNQAYEFEYGAMYGWSLCVFTVIMAYSIICPIIVPFGLLYMMLKHLVDKHNLYFAYLPARLDRQVHLGAVNQALAAPIICLIWLYFFSVLRAGFMTATSLFTLVVLCITVFICVSYTCFGHFKYLSPHNYTVKEEDEDKVEGVEENTMVYLPRVLNPKSPASAQDGSKLQQSYGSTEGSPTHTSSPVTDSMSDG; encoded by the exons ATGTCTTCCCTGTGGtgggggcagtggcccctgctGGCCGGAAACCTTTCTGGTATACCGGACAACAGTAGCTGCTTCAGCTCCACACAGAACACCGTGCTCCTGGGGGACGTCTTTGGAGGAGTGCCAGTTGTGCTACTGCTCAATTTCTGTGTCTTCCTG GTGTTGCTGATTGTCTTCTCCATCATCAGGAGGAAGTTCTGGGACTATGGGCGCCTGGCATTAGTTGCAGACAACGACGG GTTCACTGACTCAACACGCCGACGATATGGACACATGTCATCGATAGCATCCAGTGTGGATGACATTGAATATGAAATG GGGTTCTGCTCTTGGCTGCCTTACATCCTCAGAATGGA tgaggCAAAAATGCAATCCAAATGTGGCATGGATGCCGTTCACTACCTGTCCTTCCAGCGTCATCTGATCGTTCTGCTGATGGTCATCACGGTCACCTCCCTCGCAATCATAATGCCTGTCAACATGACTGGAGACCTGCTGG ataATAATCCACTGAGTTTTGGAAGGACAACGGTTGGGAATCTTCAAAAGGG AAACAACCTGTTATGGCTGCATACAGTTTTTGCAGTTCTGTATCTGACCCTGACGGTTGTTCTGCTACGGCGTCACACATCACAAATGAAAGGCATGCGCAGTGAGACG ACAAGAAacactttgtttgtgtgttcagtCCCTAAAACAGCAACAGAAGAAGATGTGAAGACCCATTTCAC AGAGGCGTACCCTTCCTGTCGAGTGCGTGCTGTGACCCTGGGCTACGACGTGTCCAAGCTCATGCACCTTGATAAGGAAAA GATGCGAGCAGGAAAAAACCTGCGCTACTACGAGCGTGTCTGTGAGAAAACAGGAAAGCGTGAATTGATTCACCCCCGTGTGTGTGGTCACCTCTGTTGCTGCGCCTCTGACTCTCAGAAG GTTGATGCCATAGAGTACTACAGCGCTAAAGAAAAAGACCTGCTGGAGGAGGTGAGAAAGCAGACAGAGCTGGTGCCACAGCGCCCCCTGGGGATGGCCTTCGTCACCCTGCAGACCGAGGCTATGGCCAAGTT CATTCTGAAAGACTTCAACGCACTCGAGTGTGGCGGCACAAGCTGCTGTTGTGGGAGGATGCCGCAACCTTCATCCGACAGTCGAACTCTGAAAGTGAACAAGTGGAGCGTCAGCTTTGCACCCCATCCAAAAAATGTGTACTG GGAAAATCTCTCAGTGCGGGGCTTTCCCTGGTACATGCGCTATTTGATGCTCAACGCCTTCCTTTTCTTCCTGCTCACCTTCCTCACGACTCCCACCATCATTATCAACACCATCGACAAGTTCAACGTGACTAAGCCCATCTACTATCTCAAT AGTCCTATCATCAGCCAGTTCTTCCCCACTCTCCTGCTGTGGTCGTTCTCTGCCTTGCTGCCGACCATAGTTTACTATTCTACAATAGGAGAGGCACACTGGAGCAG GTCCAGTGAGCAGCTGAGCATGCTGCGTAAGCTGTACTTCTTCCTGCTCTTCATGGTGCTAATCCTCCCCTCACTGGGTCTCACCAG TCTTGCAGTGTTTTTCCGCTGGCTGTTTGACAAAGAGTTTCTCCAAGGTGGGAAACTGAGATTTGA GTGTGTGTTCTTACCGGACCAAGGGGCGTTTTTTGTCAACTACGTGATCACAGCGGCGCTGGTGGGCTCTGGGATGGAGTTGCTGCGGCTGCCAGGGTTACTGCTTTACACCGTTCGGCTGGCATGTGCACGATCTGCAGCTGAAAGGAAATATGTCAAACAG aaccAGGCCTATGAGTTTGAATATGGAGCCATGTACGGCTGGTCCCTATGTGTGTTCACTGTCATTATGGCCTACAGCATCATATGTCCTATTATTGTGCCTTTTG GTCTCCTGTACATGATGCTGAAGCACCTGGTGGACAAACACAACCTGTACTTTGCTTACCTGCCTGCTCGCCTAGACCGCCAGGTCCACCTGGGAGCTGTCAATCAAGCTCTGGCCGCGCCCATCATCTGCCTCATATGGCTTTACTTCTTCTCCGTCCTCAGAGCAG GTTTCATGACGGCCACATCTCTTTTCACACTGGTGGTCTTGTGCATCACCGTCTTTATCTGCGTCAGCTACACCTGCTTTGGCCACTTCAAGTACCTCAGTCCACACAACTACACG GTGAAAGAAGAAGATGAGGACAAAGTAGAGGGAGTGGAAGAAAACACCATG GTCTACCTTCCCAGAGTGCTTAATCCCAAATCACCTGCCAGCGCACAAGACGGTTCTAAACTTCAGCAGTCTTACGGCTCCACAGAAGGCAGCCCAACACACACCTCCAGCCCAGTGACTGACAGCATGTCGGATGGTTGA